One Danio rerio strain Tuebingen ecotype United States chromosome 22, GRCz12tu, whole genome shotgun sequence genomic window carries:
- the LOC110438256 gene encoding uncharacterized protein, translated as MIHLIVFNLTLLQLFGVSDAVTEKPVMDGESVTLEIQRDGDIEWKFGDRNILIAQINSNKITLYDEALGGVFRGRLKLDQTGSLTINNTRIKDSGDYKAINTRSAQLLVTFKLTVHAPPSIPVISTYLSPCPNTSSESRCVLLCSVVNVRFVSLSWYKGNSVLSSISASDLSISLSLPLEVEIQDKNTYSCVVKNPISNQTTHLDINTQCKTCSDGLCRNAVILLALSAVLGVAVVALLVYEFKSRCLRKEESVQEEAKHTYTSLDFTQ; from the exons atgattcaccTGATTGTCTTCAATCTGACCCTATTGCAACTATTTG GTGTGTCTGATGCTGTTACAGAGAAACCAGTGATGGATGGAGAATCAGTCACTCTAGAAATACAGAGAGACGGGGACATCGAGTGGAAGTTTGGAGATCGGAACATTCTCATAGCTCAGATCAACAGCAATAAAATCACACTGTATGATGAGGCTCTTGGTGGGGTTTTCAGAGGCAGACTAAAGCTGGAtcagactggatctctgaccatcaacaaCACCAGAATAAAAGACTCTGGGGATTATAAAGCAATCAACACCAGATCAGCACAGCTACTTGTCACATTCAAGCTGACTGTCCATG CTCCTCCCTCGATTCCAGTCATTTCCACCTACTTATCTCCATGCCCAAATACATCATCAGAGTCCAgatgtgtgctgctgtgttcagtggtgaatgtgagatttgtgagtctctcctggtacaaaggaaacagtgtattgtCCAGCATCAGTGCATCTGACctcagcatcagtctctctctacctctggaggTGGAAATTCAGGATAAAAACACCTACAGCTGTGTGGTGAAGAATCCCATCAGCAACCAGACCACACATCTGGACATCAACACACAATGTAAAACATGCTCAG ATGGCCTCTGTCGTAATGCTGTCATCCTATTGGCTCTTTCGGCTGTGCTGGGCGTTGCCGTGGTGGCTCTACTGGTTTATGAGTTCAAATCCAGATGTCTTCGAAAGGAGGAGAGTGTGCAGGAAGAAGCTAAACACACCTATACATCTCTAGattttacacagtaa